One Phycisphaera mikurensis NBRC 102666 DNA window includes the following coding sequences:
- the ftsH gene encoding ATP-dependent zinc metalloprotease FtsH, whose protein sequence is MPDPSSQRHESEGDSGDRDDKNPGREAGKGDVEAGGGNPSGRGDRHGQRDKPSQRNKPGGRNQPGGKGKPPATLAGKQTLGWILLIGLAVLLVLVMNANQNAAAPVSYQEFFQLAENNSFTDEGVLISPEALTAEIKEGVEGLPESLGEKRSVVYATNPTNLILHTDRLQRMGQRFQEDPSQSVWIAVLLSFGPIVLIALLIYFFFFRALRGAGGGPGGMLGNFGKSKHKALTKEHSNVKLDDVAGITEAKDEVSEIIEFLRNPKKFQRLGGRVPRGVLLIGQPGCGKTLLAKAMAGEADVPFYSISGSDFVEMFVGVGASRVRDLFKQAKDSSPCIIFLDEIDAVGRRRGNGFSSGGHDEREQTLNAILVEMDGFDSSDQVIVIASTNRADVLDPALTRPGRFDRQVQVPLPDLRGRVEILKVHARKIKLSPDVNLEKLGKATPMFSGAELAAVINEAAIGATLADKEFVEQDDLEEARDKVRFGRASKSRKVEEDDRLATAYHEAGHAVIQYLLDHADPLHKVTIIPRGRAMGATMSLPEKDRFGYGRRYIHDTMRVLCGGRIAEQRKTDDISSGASMDIEMMTNYARAMVLEWGMSERLGFINYTPKDNPNGFSADRPYSDQTANVIDEEIRRLSDEAFADAEKILGEHWEETVRLADALLSHETLTAADVTRLMNGQELGRPSVSELLAADDRKVAPDANRPDPRRADEPASPAASGMMPSPA, encoded by the coding sequence ATGCCCGATCCCTCTTCCCAGCGCCACGAGTCCGAGGGCGACAGCGGCGACCGCGACGACAAGAACCCCGGCCGCGAGGCGGGGAAGGGGGACGTCGAAGCCGGCGGGGGGAATCCGTCCGGTCGGGGCGACCGGCACGGCCAGAGAGACAAGCCCAGCCAGAGGAACAAGCCCGGCGGCAGGAACCAACCCGGCGGCAAAGGCAAGCCGCCGGCCACGCTCGCCGGCAAGCAGACGCTCGGCTGGATCCTCCTCATCGGCCTCGCGGTGCTGCTGGTCCTGGTGATGAACGCGAATCAAAACGCCGCGGCGCCGGTCAGCTACCAGGAGTTCTTCCAGCTCGCCGAGAACAACAGCTTCACCGACGAGGGCGTGCTGATCTCGCCGGAGGCGCTGACCGCCGAGATCAAGGAGGGGGTGGAGGGCCTGCCCGAGAGCCTCGGCGAGAAGCGCAGCGTCGTCTACGCAACCAACCCGACCAACCTGATCCTCCACACCGACCGCCTCCAGCGGATGGGGCAGCGGTTCCAGGAGGATCCGAGCCAGAGCGTCTGGATCGCGGTGCTGCTGTCCTTCGGCCCGATCGTCTTGATCGCGCTGCTGATCTACTTCTTCTTCTTCCGGGCCCTCCGGGGCGCCGGCGGCGGGCCCGGCGGCATGCTCGGCAACTTCGGCAAGAGCAAGCACAAAGCGCTCACCAAGGAGCACTCCAACGTGAAGCTCGACGACGTCGCGGGCATCACCGAGGCGAAGGACGAGGTCTCCGAGATCATCGAGTTCCTGCGGAACCCCAAGAAGTTCCAGCGGCTCGGTGGCCGCGTGCCGCGGGGCGTGCTGCTCATCGGACAGCCCGGCTGCGGCAAGACGCTCCTGGCCAAGGCGATGGCGGGCGAGGCCGACGTGCCGTTCTACTCCATCTCCGGCTCGGACTTCGTGGAGATGTTCGTCGGCGTCGGGGCGTCGCGGGTGCGCGACCTCTTCAAGCAGGCGAAGGATTCGAGCCCCTGCATCATCTTCCTGGACGAGATCGATGCCGTCGGCCGGCGCCGCGGCAACGGCTTCTCCTCGGGCGGCCACGACGAGCGCGAGCAGACGCTCAACGCGATCCTCGTCGAGATGGACGGCTTCGACTCGTCCGACCAGGTGATCGTCATCGCCTCGACCAACCGCGCCGACGTGCTCGACCCGGCGTTGACGCGGCCCGGTCGGTTCGACCGGCAGGTGCAGGTCCCGCTCCCGGACCTCCGCGGCCGGGTGGAGATCCTCAAGGTCCACGCCCGCAAGATCAAGCTCTCGCCCGACGTGAATTTGGAGAAGCTCGGCAAGGCGACGCCGATGTTCTCGGGGGCCGAGCTGGCGGCGGTGATCAACGAGGCCGCCATCGGGGCGACGCTGGCCGACAAGGAGTTCGTCGAGCAGGACGACCTGGAGGAGGCGCGCGACAAGGTCCGCTTCGGCCGCGCGAGCAAGAGCCGGAAGGTGGAGGAGGACGACCGCCTCGCCACCGCGTACCACGAAGCCGGCCACGCCGTGATCCAGTACCTGCTCGACCACGCCGACCCGCTCCACAAGGTGACGATCATCCCGCGTGGCCGGGCCATGGGCGCGACGATGTCGCTCCCCGAGAAGGACCGCTTCGGCTACGGGCGGCGGTACATCCACGACACGATGCGCGTGCTGTGCGGCGGGCGGATCGCCGAGCAGAGGAAGACCGACGACATCAGCTCGGGCGCCTCCATGGACATCGAGATGATGACCAACTACGCGCGGGCCATGGTGCTGGAGTGGGGCATGAGCGAGCGGCTCGGCTTCATCAACTACACGCCCAAGGACAACCCCAACGGCTTCTCCGCCGACCGGCCCTACTCGGATCAGACCGCCAACGTCATCGACGAGGAGATCCGACGCCTCAGCGACGAGGCGTTCGCCGACGCCGAGAAGATCCTCGGCGAGCACTGGGAGGAGACGGTCCGCCTCGCCGACGCCCTGCTCTCGCACGAGACGCTGACGGCGGCCGACGTGACGCGGCTGATGAACGGGCAGGAGCTCGGGCGGCCTTCCGTGAGCGAGCTGCTGGCGGCCGACGACCGGAAGGTGGCGCCCGACGCGAACCGGCCCGACCCGCGGCGGGCGGACGAGCCGGCGTCGCCCGCGGCGTCGGGCATGATGCCTTCGCCGGCTTGA
- a CDS encoding sugar phosphate isomerase/epimerase family protein, with the protein MPDNTRLAVQLYTLRSFTQTPSDIAATFEKLAAQGWRAVQDSAMGEIETAELKKIADDNGIAVIASHVSLDQIEKDPQAMIDRHQALGCTNSAIGGFFPSKEDFTEDKWSAFIDRFNAAAAKLREGGIHYGYHNHSHEWIRFGNPLETRRPIDLLLERLAPEVPFELDTYWVAHAGGNPAAWIKKVHGRIPCVHLKDMLMGLDPREPVMAEIGVGNLDWPSILGACADAGVKHYIVEQDHCWRDPFDSLQTSLENLKTMGLS; encoded by the coding sequence ATGCCTGACAACACCCGCCTCGCCGTCCAGCTCTACACGCTCCGCAGCTTCACGCAGACACCCTCCGACATCGCGGCGACGTTCGAGAAGCTCGCCGCTCAGGGCTGGCGGGCCGTGCAGGACTCCGCGATGGGCGAGATCGAGACCGCGGAGCTCAAGAAGATCGCCGACGACAACGGCATCGCGGTGATCGCCAGCCACGTCTCGCTCGACCAGATCGAGAAAGACCCCCAGGCGATGATCGACCGCCACCAGGCCCTGGGCTGCACGAACTCGGCCATCGGCGGCTTCTTTCCCTCGAAGGAAGACTTCACCGAGGACAAGTGGTCGGCCTTCATCGACCGCTTCAACGCCGCCGCGGCGAAGCTGCGGGAGGGCGGGATCCACTACGGCTACCACAACCACAGCCACGAGTGGATCCGCTTCGGCAACCCGCTGGAGACCCGGCGGCCGATCGACCTGCTGCTCGAACGGCTCGCGCCGGAGGTGCCCTTCGAGCTGGACACCTATTGGGTGGCCCACGCCGGCGGCAACCCCGCGGCCTGGATCAAGAAGGTCCACGGCCGGATCCCGTGCGTCCACCTCAAGGACATGCTGATGGGGCTGGACCCGCGGGAACCGGTCATGGCGGAGATCGGCGTGGGCAACCTCGATTGGCCCTCCATCCTCGGGGCCTGCGCCGATGCGGGGGTGAAGCACTACATCGTGGAGCAGGACCACTGCTGGCGCGACCCCTTCGACTCGCTGCAGACCAGCCTCGAGAACCTCAAGACGATGGGTCTTTCCTGA